From the Caballeronia sp. NK8 genome, one window contains:
- a CDS encoding DUF5594 family protein — MNRQQAHRFETEFMPRIVERVTRVVGHGVRVEVLPYESPLVPTRLHVSAERAPHKGDDQRRGYAYPMNVFLTWDDEEIERLLGAGGEARFVRYLDAIGAKLDAWQGARDVDFTTRSQAERSVLFGGLDFEA; from the coding sequence TTGAATCGGCAACAGGCGCACCGGTTCGAAACCGAGTTCATGCCGCGCATCGTGGAGCGCGTGACGCGCGTCGTCGGTCATGGCGTGCGCGTCGAAGTCCTGCCCTACGAAAGTCCGCTCGTGCCGACGCGCCTGCATGTCAGCGCCGAGCGTGCACCACACAAAGGCGATGACCAACGGCGCGGCTATGCATATCCAATGAATGTATTTCTGACCTGGGACGACGAGGAAATCGAACGCCTGCTGGGCGCTGGCGGCGAGGCCCGTTTCGTGCGATACCTCGATGCGATCGGCGCCAAGCTCGATGCCTGGCAGGGCGCGCGCGACGTCGATTTCACGACGCGCTCGCAGGCGGAGCGGTCGGTGCTCTTCGGCGGTCTCGACTTCGAGGCCTGA
- a CDS encoding methyltransferase, producing MQDARGNIDGQPNPERLLQMGMAFWASKAMLSAVELGVFTQLATGPQPAEDLTRALGLHPRAALDFLDTLVALGLLTRDGGRYANAGDADIFLDRNKPTYVGGLLEMANARLYPFWGSLTEALRSGLPQNESKQGGNLFDTLYSDPARLRGFLHAMSGVSMGAARAIARQFPWREYRTFIDIGAAQGALPVQVALAHPHLTGGGFDLPVVGPIFDEYVAANGLQDRLCFYPGDFFKEPCPSADVLVMGHILHDWNLTQKLELLAKCHAALPPGGCLIVYDAIIDDERRQNAFGLLMSLNMLIETPGGFDYTGAQCCAWMKEAGFASARVEPLVGPDSMVIATK from the coding sequence ATGCAAGACGCGCGAGGCAATATCGACGGTCAGCCGAATCCGGAACGGCTGCTGCAAATGGGCATGGCGTTCTGGGCGTCGAAAGCGATGCTTTCGGCCGTCGAGCTTGGCGTATTCACGCAACTGGCGACCGGTCCGCAACCGGCAGAGGATCTCACGCGGGCGCTCGGACTGCATCCGCGCGCCGCGCTCGATTTTCTCGACACGCTCGTCGCGCTCGGTCTGCTCACGCGCGATGGCGGCCGCTACGCGAATGCAGGCGACGCCGACATCTTTCTCGATCGCAACAAGCCGACGTATGTCGGCGGACTGCTGGAGATGGCGAACGCGCGGCTGTACCCGTTCTGGGGATCGCTCACCGAGGCGCTGCGCAGCGGGCTGCCGCAGAACGAATCGAAGCAAGGCGGCAATCTCTTCGACACGCTCTACAGCGACCCGGCGCGCCTGCGCGGTTTTCTGCACGCGATGAGCGGCGTGAGCATGGGCGCGGCGCGGGCGATTGCGCGGCAGTTTCCGTGGCGCGAGTACCGCACGTTCATCGATATCGGCGCGGCGCAGGGCGCGCTGCCGGTGCAGGTCGCGCTCGCGCATCCGCATCTGACGGGCGGCGGCTTCGATCTGCCGGTCGTCGGTCCGATCTTCGACGAATACGTCGCCGCGAACGGCCTGCAGGACCGGCTGTGCTTTTATCCGGGCGATTTCTTCAAGGAGCCGTGCCCGTCCGCCGATGTGCTCGTGATGGGTCACATCCTGCACGACTGGAATCTGACGCAAAAGCTCGAACTGCTCGCGAAATGTCACGCGGCATTGCCGCCGGGCGGCTGCCTCATCGTGTACGACGCGATCATCGACGACGAGCGTCGCCAGAACGCGTTCGGCCTGCTGATGAGCCTCAACATGCTGATCGAGACGCCGGGCGGCTTCGACTACACCGGCGCGCAGTGCTGCGCGTGGATGAAGGAAGCGGGCTTCGCGTCGGCGCGCGTCGAGCCGCTGGTCGGACCGGACTCGATGGTGATCGCGACTAAATGA